A portion of the Spirochaetota bacterium genome contains these proteins:
- a CDS encoding L-threonylcarbamoyladenylate synthase, with protein sequence MKTKIIRVSPESIETDYEVLIEPATALRNGELVAFPTETVYGIGANSLLDNSVRKIFEVKGRPQDNPLIVHLHSKDVIRKYAIISNEVEEGIISKFMPGPITVVLKSCGVVSSVVTAGLDTVGIRIPYNIIAQKLLELACVPVSAPSANLSGKPSATDPVSVIEEFRGKIPYIIDGGRTHIGIESTVVLVKEESDRFKILILRPGFITKEDLEGFVSENKFSKPVFVEYSENFSSERPISPGQKYKHYSPKSKVVLLNDKSKLDEFFKVVGNGRIGILGKFDFINDLELYLINLGFKDILKVEWCGNDLLECARNLFLYYRFFDREGVEFLFVENLGNSGIAYSIMNRVKKSASYVL encoded by the coding sequence ATGAAGACTAAGATAATAAGGGTATCTCCTGAAAGTATTGAGACAGATTACGAGGTTTTAATAGAACCTGCCACTGCTTTGAGGAATGGTGAATTAGTCGCTTTTCCAACTGAAACGGTATATGGTATCGGCGCAAATTCACTTCTAGATAATTCTGTCAGAAAGATATTTGAAGTCAAGGGAAGACCACAAGATAATCCTCTAATAGTTCATCTACACTCAAAAGATGTTATAAGAAAATATGCTATTATATCAAACGAAGTTGAAGAAGGTATAATTAGCAAGTTTATGCCAGGACCTATAACTGTTGTTCTTAAGAGTTGTGGTGTTGTGTCTTCAGTTGTAACCGCTGGACTCGATACCGTTGGAATAAGGATACCTTACAACATTATCGCTCAAAAACTTTTAGAACTTGCGTGTGTTCCAGTTTCAGCTCCGAGTGCTAACCTGTCGGGTAAGCCAAGTGCTACCGATCCAGTTTCCGTTATTGAAGAGTTCAGAGGGAAAATACCATATATAATAGATGGCGGTAGGACTCATATAGGAATTGAGTCAACAGTTGTATTGGTTAAGGAAGAGAGTGATAGGTTTAAGATACTTATACTAAGACCTGGTTTCATTACGAAGGAAGACCTTGAGGGTTTTGTCAGTGAAAATAAGTTTTCAAAACCAGTTTTTGTTGAGTATTCTGAGAACTTTTCATCTGAAAGACCAATCTCTCCGGGACAGAAGTATAAACACTACTCTCCAAAGTCAAAAGTAGTTCTTTTGAATGATAAGAGTAAGTTGGATGAATTCTTTAAGGTTGTTGGAAATGGTAGAATAGGAATTTTAGGAAAGTTTGATTTTATAAATGACTTGGAACTTTATCTTATAAATTTGGGTTTTAAGGATATTCTTAAGGTGGAATGGTGCGGGAACGATTTACTTGAGTGCGCTAGAAATCTCTTTCTATACTATAGGTTTTTTGACAGAGAAGGTGTTGAATTCCTATTTGTTGAAAACCTCGGTAATAGTGGGATAGCATATTCAATTATGAATAGGGTGAAAAAGTCTGCTAGTTATGTTCTTTAG
- the hisIE gene encoding bifunctional phosphoribosyl-AMP cyclohydrolase/phosphoribosyl-ATP diphosphatase HisIE, which yields MVKVSFSIEEIRFDDKGLVPAIIQDVSSGEVLMLGYMNRDALEKTIETGKTWFWSRSRGKLWNKGETSGNYHEVESITIDCDNDTLLVKVYPKGPTCHTGNYSCFYRGDDNSVFSSSVIDEVYQVILERKKTMPEGSYVAKKMKEGIDRILKKVSEEAGEFVIASKNGDEKEIIHELADLVFHSLLVLGYLDIPVVRLYEELGSRRK from the coding sequence ATGGTTAAGGTTAGTTTTTCTATTGAAGAGATTAGATTTGATGATAAAGGGCTTGTGCCTGCTATAATTCAGGATGTATCTAGTGGTGAAGTTTTGATGCTTGGGTATATGAATAGAGATGCCCTTGAAAAAACCATTGAGACTGGTAAAACTTGGTTCTGGAGTAGGTCAAGAGGGAAGTTATGGAACAAGGGTGAGACTTCAGGTAATTACCACGAGGTAGAGAGTATTACTATTGACTGTGATAACGACACTTTGCTTGTTAAAGTTTATCCTAAAGGCCCTACCTGTCATACAGGTAATTATTCTTGCTTCTACAGAGGTGATGACAATTCCGTTTTCTCTTCTAGTGTGATAGACGAAGTTTATCAAGTCATACTGGAAAGAAAGAAAACTATGCCAGAGGGTTCCTATGTTGCTAAAAAGATGAAGGAAGGGATTGATAGGATTCTTAAGAAAGTTTCAGAGGAAGCAGGAGAGTTTGTGATAGCATCAAAAAATGGTGATGAAAAGGAAATTATACACGAACTTGCTGACTTAGTTTTTCACTCGCTCCTGGTTTTAGGTTATCTGGATATTCCTGTTGTAAGGTTATATGAAGAACTTGGTTCAAGAAGAAAATAG
- a CDS encoding magnesium transporter CorA family protein, with protein MVKYYQIMNGIARVSNDQQSPVIVFVEPSDDELETLKQLGISEHDITSSFDIEEIARIEIYDDGGVFIVWKIPKNYSYGGQLVFNVSSVGIFFDNNKIVFILPDEMGIFESKYFRNINSIQDILLAFLQTTINHFYGHLRGIKIVSSEIETKINTSLDNKYLLQMFSLSESLVYYLNALNSNLGVLIKIKEYRDKIGFSKQSFEKLKDLIIDNRQCYKQARILSMVLAEVMDARASIVNNNMNILIKNLTIINVVMLPLNLIASIGGMSEYTMMTESLGISWPIAYLSFLVFTFILGIGIVFILNAYINRFMYRRSKR; from the coding sequence ATGGTAAAATATTACCAGATAATGAATGGTATAGCAAGGGTTTCTAATGATCAGCAATCTCCAGTTATCGTTTTCGTTGAACCAAGTGACGATGAGTTAGAAACACTCAAGCAACTAGGTATAAGCGAACATGATATAACATCATCGTTTGACATTGAGGAGATAGCTCGTATTGAAATATACGACGATGGTGGTGTATTTATTGTTTGGAAGATACCAAAGAATTACTCTTATGGAGGGCAGTTAGTTTTCAATGTCTCGTCGGTTGGTATATTCTTTGACAATAATAAAATTGTATTCATCTTGCCAGACGAAATGGGAATATTTGAGTCAAAGTACTTTAGAAACATAAATAGCATACAAGATATTCTTCTGGCATTTCTTCAAACTACTATAAACCATTTCTACGGACATCTTAGAGGTATAAAAATTGTTTCATCAGAGATAGAAACAAAAATTAATACATCTCTTGATAACAAATACCTTCTTCAAATGTTCAGTTTGAGTGAAAGTCTTGTGTATTATCTTAACGCATTAAACTCAAATCTTGGTGTTCTGATAAAGATCAAAGAGTATAGGGATAAGATAGGTTTCAGTAAGCAATCCTTTGAAAAGCTTAAAGACCTCATAATAGATAATAGACAGTGTTACAAGCAGGCAAGGATACTGTCTATGGTTTTAGCTGAAGTAATGGATGCAAGAGCAAGCATAGTGAATAATAATATGAATATCCTTATAAAAAACCTTACTATCATAAATGTAGTTATGCTACCACTCAATCTGATAGCGAGTATAGGTGGTATGTCCGAATATACGATGATGACAGAAAGTCTAGGTATTTCCTGGCCTATCGCTTACCTTTCTTTTCTCGTTTTCACTTTCATTCTTGGAATAGGTATAGTCTTCATCCTCAACGCATACATAAATAGGTTTATGTATAGAAGATCCAAAAGATAA
- a CDS encoding MarR family transcriptional regulator produces MENICRLRRIFSLVYRLERSIKKRFGITANEIMVLCLLNVTKLSAGELSREMGISESRMSKIIDSLEKNKYIVREVGLNDKRKMMFSITEKGIDKVREFAESDFEVPDIDIDKLSSLIC; encoded by the coding sequence ATGGAAAATATATGTAGGCTTAGGAGAATATTCTCTTTGGTTTATAGGCTTGAGAGGAGTATAAAGAAAAGGTTTGGTATAACTGCTAATGAGATAATGGTTTTGTGTCTTCTGAACGTAACAAAATTATCTGCTGGCGAACTTTCAAGGGAGATGGGGATATCGGAATCTAGGATGTCAAAGATAATTGACTCCCTTGAAAAGAATAAATACATTGTTAGGGAAGTAGGTCTCAACGACAAGAGAAAAATGATGTTTTCAATAACTGAAAAGGGTATTGATAAAGTTAGGGAATTTGCAGAGTCTGACTTTGAAGTTCCTGATATTGATATTGATAAACTCTCTAGTTTAATATGCTAG
- the rpsC gene encoding 30S ribosomal protein S3 encodes MGQKVHPFGLRVGISEKWISNWIASSREEQVNNVVEDNNIRKFITSRYRLSGISKIEISRFASRIDVIIYTSQPGVIIGRKGTEIKLLEEEIRNNVLKSSDKELNVSVIEIKRPDTDAQIVAENIAKQIEMRIPYKRAMRRALQKAVDLGVKGIRIRCSGRLGGVDVARSEELKFGTIPLSTLTAKVKYGFAEANSTVGIVGVKVWIYE; translated from the coding sequence ATGGGTCAGAAAGTTCATCCATTCGGATTGAGAGTAGGAATATCTGAAAAATGGATTTCAAACTGGATTGCTTCAAGCAGAGAAGAACAAGTTAATAATGTAGTTGAAGACAACAATATAAGAAAATTCATAACATCAAGGTATAGACTATCAGGTATCTCAAAGATTGAAATATCTAGGTTTGCTTCTAGGATTGATGTAATTATTTACACTTCACAACCTGGCGTGATAATAGGTAGAAAAGGAACGGAAATTAAGCTACTTGAGGAAGAGATAAGAAATAATGTCCTAAAAAGTTCAGATAAAGAACTTAATGTATCAGTTATTGAGATAAAGAGACCTGACACGGACGCACAGATAGTTGCAGAAAACATAGCAAAACAGATTGAGATGAGGATACCTTACAAGCGAGCGATGAGAAGAGCATTACAGAAAGCAGTTGATTTAGGAGTAAAAGGTATAAGAATAAGATGCTCTGGGAGATTGGGTGGTGTTGATGTTGCTAGATCAGAAGAGCTTAAGTTTGGAACTATTCCATTAAGTACATTAACAGCAAAGGTAAAATACGGCTTTGCTGAAGCAAACAGCACCGTAGGAATAGTCGGTGTAAAAGTCTGGATATATGAATAG
- a CDS encoding ABC transporter ATP-binding protein gives MIEVVNLSKHFFVDKKKKVIFENVSFEIREGDFISLTGESGCGKTTLLKIIAGVEPPSSGYIVYDGVVPRVFKDLFISNYRGKNIGFVFQTFELVEQVSVLDNILLPIYISGESKSKYVDKAKEILRYVGMEEYINSDVRILSGGQKQRISLARALIRSPKYIFADEPTANLDEKNSLEIISLLEKINQEQNVGVVFITHRQDVMEYSNKIISIINSKITITEHKRVEQETYQRKRRQKSKEHN, from the coding sequence ATGATAGAGGTTGTAAACCTGTCAAAACACTTCTTCGTTGACAAAAAGAAGAAGGTCATTTTTGAAAATGTCTCCTTTGAGATAAGAGAAGGTGATTTCATATCTCTGACAGGTGAGTCTGGCTGTGGTAAAACAACACTTCTTAAGATCATAGCAGGAGTTGAACCACCATCTTCAGGATATATAGTTTATGATGGAGTTGTGCCTAGAGTCTTTAAGGATCTATTCATCTCAAACTATCGCGGCAAAAACATTGGTTTTGTATTCCAAACATTTGAGCTCGTTGAACAGGTTTCTGTCCTTGACAACATCCTTCTTCCTATATACATATCAGGTGAGTCTAAAAGTAAGTATGTTGATAAAGCGAAAGAAATCTTAAGATATGTAGGAATGGAAGAGTATATAAACAGTGATGTTAGGATCTTGTCTGGTGGTCAAAAACAGAGAATTTCTCTAGCAAGAGCACTAATAAGGTCTCCTAAATACATATTCGCAGACGAACCTACTGCTAACCTTGATGAAAAGAACTCACTTGAGATAATATCACTGCTAGAGAAGATAAATCAGGAGCAGAATGTTGGAGTGGTTTTTATAACACACCGTCAGGATGTGATGGAATACTCAAACAAAATAATATCAATTATAAACTCAAAGATTACAATTACAGAACATAAAAGAGTAGAACAAGAAACATACCAAAGAAAAAGACGACAAAAGTCTAAAGAACATAACTAG
- the rnpA gene encoding ribonuclease P protein component — protein MKNLVQEENSLSFPSKIHKIRNLRDFRKLVERGRKIEFKFGFVRVCYNDMDVLRVAVSVSKKFSKKSVVRNRVKRIITEILRNKKHQLKSFDLWIHIKSFVEPELIKEDILVFTSSLRVRESDY, from the coding sequence ATGAAGAACTTGGTTCAAGAAGAAAATAGTTTATCATTTCCGTCTAAAATACACAAGATAAGGAATTTGAGAGACTTTAGGAAGTTGGTAGAGAGGGGTAGAAAGATAGAATTTAAGTTTGGTTTTGTAAGGGTGTGTTATAATGACATGGATGTTTTAAGAGTTGCTGTATCCGTCTCTAAAAAGTTCAGTAAGAAATCGGTAGTTAGGAATAGAGTGAAAAGAATTATCACTGAAATTCTAAGAAATAAGAAGCATCAACTTAAGAGTTTTGATCTGTGGATACACATAAAGTCATTCGTAGAACCTGAGTTGATAAAGGAAGATATTCTTGTTTTTACCTCTTCGTTAAGAGTAAGAGAGAGTGATTACTAG
- the rpmC gene encoding 50S ribosomal protein L29 yields MSFTKKTKQLYQNMKIDELKKELEKFTSEYTSMIISKSTKQPDNPMKIRRTRRLIALIKTLIREKELGIRK; encoded by the coding sequence ATGTCCTTTACAAAAAAGACAAAACAACTTTACCAAAATATGAAAATAGACGAACTCAAAAAAGAGCTTGAGAAATTTACATCAGAGTATACATCAATGATCATAAGCAAATCAACCAAACAACCTGATAACCCGATGAAAATTAGAAGAACTAGAAGATTAATAGCATTGATAAAAACCCTCATAAGAGAGAAAGAACTTGGTATAAGGAAGTAA
- the rplP gene encoding 50S ribosomal protein L16: protein MPLLSPANPKWRKPHTAKLNGVATDTHLAFGEYGVIALEPTFITDKQIETVRVLLSRQMPKGGKFWLRVFPDRSRTKRPLETRMGKGKSDIDHWEAAVVRGKVIFEWSGVDEEFSKKIAKKISAKIGINVKLIKRSEIL from the coding sequence ATGCCTTTGTTAAGTCCCGCTAACCCAAAATGGAGAAAGCCACACACCGCAAAGTTAAACGGAGTTGCTACTGATACACATCTTGCTTTCGGAGAGTACGGTGTGATTGCACTTGAGCCTACATTCATAACAGATAAGCAGATAGAAACAGTCCGCGTCCTTTTGTCAAGACAGATGCCAAAAGGTGGTAAATTCTGGTTGAGGGTTTTCCCCGACAGGTCTCGCACGAAAAGACCTCTTGAGACAAGAATGGGTAAAGGTAAGTCAGATATTGATCACTGGGAAGCAGCAGTAGTAAGAGGTAAGGTGATATTTGAATGGTCTGGTGTAGATGAAGAGTTTTCAAAAAAGATTGCAAAAAAAATCTCCGCAAAAATAGGTATCAATGTTAAATTAATCAAAAGAAGCGAAATACTCTAG